Genomic window (Roseivirga sp. 4D4):
TGATTTCTTCATCAATAACCGAGTACGTTCCTTCTCCACCGAGTATCTTCCAACCTTCTAGATCTACTCCATTGAAGGGTTTTGTCCATTCGTCTTGGTTATTGGAACAAGCCGAAACTATGATAACGGCTAGCAGTAAAATCAACCTAGTTTTCATTGGCAACATCGTTTACTTCTTCTTGTGTAAATGCTCCATCTTTTGGTGTCACTTTCCTCAGCTTCTTGATCATATCAGCATTCGCTCCACGACTTGAAGTGCCGAATGCGTTGCTGAGATAGGTAATCAAGTCTGTGATGTCCTGATCGCTAAAATCAGGATTACTGGCAATGCCGGGCATTTGAGCATTAAATTCATATCCTTTTCCGTTGACATCAACCGGACCTTTTAGGCCATGCAATAAGACTAGTGCCAGCCTCTCCACCGGACCTTTGATCCAATCTGAATTGTCCAAAGGTGGCGCCAAACCTTCTATTCCTCTTCCACTGCCTCCATGACAGGCCGAACAGGTCTCTCTGTACAATTGGAGACCGTGTGTTCGATCGTCCAAAGGCAAAGACTCTTGTGCGTAAATCCAGAATTTCTTATTGTCGTTTTGATCAGCTACTACTCCCTCCAACTTAGTCTTTAAGTCAGGTTGAACTTTGTGATCAGCAAGTCTCAAGAAAGCACCAGCGGCATCGGTCAAGGCGCTGGCGAATGCATCTTCATAGAGCGCTGAAGGATTTCTTCTCAAGATTTCATCAGCGTATCCAGCATATGTTGAGAGATCCGCATAGCCCGCTGTAATAGATTGCCCCAGGTAGGAAAGCAAGTAAAGGTCTAGTATGGCATTATCCCGAGCCATCACCTCCTTAATCATATCGATCTGCTCATTCTGGTTACCTCGATTGTATGCCATTTGAAGTGCATGAGCAGCAAGGTTCACATTGTTACTCCTTGCGGCTTTGATCAATACGCCTGAATCAATGGCATCCAATCCTTCTAGGGCATAGAAAGCATGCATAGAAGCCAATGGCTCGGCTTTTTCTAATAAAGCCTGTAGGTGAGGTATAGCTTCCTTTTGCCCATGTTGAATGATGAGTTGCTGGGCCCTGTCTCTGACCCATCCGTTTTTATGGCTTAATAGATCGACCATACCTTCGGCAGACTTACTTTCAAAACCTGATATCGTGTTAAGGGCTTTGTCAGTACTTTTGACCCTAAGGATTCGGCCCATCCCCACCATCTTATCCATACCGGCAGCAGCCAGACGCTCTCTTAAATAAGAAGTCATATACGCTCCATGCTGAATGATCCCCCGGTGCATGTCTACCACATACATCCCTCCATCAGGGCCACTGGATAGGTTTACGGGACGAAAACCTTCATCCGTTGAGGCGATAAATTCGCGATCGTCATAAGCCTGCTTAGCTGTGGTGATAGGTCCATCGAACATTAAGAGGTTTCGCTTAATCAGGTTTGCTTCAGGTGCACATACAAAGGCGTTTTCGGTATAATCCAGTGGAAATTGGCCACCCCGATATACCAACGGTCCGCATGATGAAGTCACATTTCTTAATACGCTGTCCTGATCTAAAACACCGGGTTCATACCCTCTATTCACCAACGTAGCGTGCAATGGATAAACCCTCTGGTTTCGGGTTAAGACCTTCCCCAAACCATCCTTAGGCTCATAGTATTGATTTCTGGTGAGCACATTGGGCAAAACATAATCACCCATGATTTGGGTGGAGTTATTGTTATAATAAAGCCTACCGAAATTGTCTTTCGTAATTCCCCATTGCCCCCGGAAAGCTGTGGGCTCTTTCAACCAAACACCATTCTCCCTTTTATACCTGAAATGTGATCTGGCATTATAAATCCAATTGTCAATGTTCATCATCAAACCATTAGGCTGGTGTTCTACATTGCCTTCATCTGCATACAGTGAGTCTACCAAGACCAGATCTCCTGGTTTATCATTCTCGATCTCGACAAACCAAAGGTTGGGTGGTTCGGCATATAGGAGGCCTCCATAGACATGGGCAATGGCTCTCGGCAATACGAGGCTATCCAAAAAGACTTTTGAATGATCCACTTTGCCGTCTCCGTCCTTATCTTCCAATATGGAGATCACTCCATTGGGCATGCTCTCACTTTCGCCCGTTAGGGTCTGCATATAACCCCTCATTTCAACGGTCCAGATTCTTCCCTGATTATCAAAATCTATGGCAACTGGCGCTTCGAGAAAGGGTTCCGAAGCAATCACTTCCAGTTTAAAACCAGGTTCGACCACATAATCTTCAAGCGAGACGACAGGTTCTTCATAATCCGTCTGACAGGCAGAAAACAGAATGCATGTCAAAAGCCCGAGAATAGTCTTAGCCCCAGGGCCAATGGATTGATTTTGCATATTTAGGCTGTGGTTTAAGACAATACTTTTTTGAGTTTCTCCGCGAAATACTGTACCTCTTCGATGGTGCCTGTGCTGATACGGCACCAGTCGGTATAGGGAGGAAATGCCCTTCCAACCCTCACACCCTCGGCAAGCATCTGCTTATTGAAAGTATTGATATCCCTGCCGGTCTTGAAGAAGATGAAGTTGGTACTCGACTTGATATACTCCAGATCCAGATCGTCCATGGCGCTATACATAATATCCTTACAGGCCTTCACCTTGGACAAACTAAACTGATAGAATTCATCATCCTGCATAGCAGCCGCGGCAGCCTTAAGGGCCAGCACATTGGTGTAGGCCACAACATTGTCTCGAATAGTATTGGCTAATTCTGGCTT
Coding sequences:
- a CDS encoding c-type cytochrome, producing MQNQSIGPGAKTILGLLTCILFSACQTDYEEPVVSLEDYVVEPGFKLEVIASEPFLEAPVAIDFDNQGRIWTVEMRGYMQTLTGESESMPNGVISILEDKDGDGKVDHSKVFLDSLVLPRAIAHVYGGLLYAEPPNLWFVEIENDKPGDLVLVDSLYADEGNVEHQPNGLMMNIDNWIYNARSHFRYKRENGVWLKEPTAFRGQWGITKDNFGRLYYNNNSTQIMGDYVLPNVLTRNQYYEPKDGLGKVLTRNQRVYPLHATLVNRGYEPGVLDQDSVLRNVTSSCGPLVYRGGQFPLDYTENAFVCAPEANLIKRNLLMFDGPITTAKQAYDDREFIASTDEGFRPVNLSSGPDGGMYVVDMHRGIIQHGAYMTSYLRERLAAAGMDKMVGMGRILRVKSTDKALNTISGFESKSAEGMVDLLSHKNGWVRDRAQQLIIQHGQKEAIPHLQALLEKAEPLASMHAFYALEGLDAIDSGVLIKAARSNNVNLAAHALQMAYNRGNQNEQIDMIKEVMARDNAILDLYLLSYLGQSITAGYADLSTYAGYADEILRRNPSALYEDAFASALTDAAGAFLRLADHKVQPDLKTKLEGVVADQNDNKKFWIYAQESLPLDDRTHGLQLYRETCSACHGGSGRGIEGLAPPLDNSDWIKGPVERLALVLLHGLKGPVDVNGKGYEFNAQMPGIASNPDFSDQDITDLITYLSNAFGTSSRGANADMIKKLRKVTPKDGAFTQEEVNDVANEN